The following proteins are co-located in the Penaeus monodon isolate SGIC_2016 chromosome 35, NSTDA_Pmon_1, whole genome shotgun sequence genome:
- the LOC119595290 gene encoding uncharacterized protein LOC119595290 has translation MSVIVKRNIVVSIVSDSRNCQLAYCPLHIVSVLCRNCQHRQYCVRIVSIVSVLSGLPRLCRYCVNIVSIVSVLAVFCQYCQYFVSIASIVSVSSVLCQYCQYCVNIVSIVSVLSVLCQYCQYCVSIASIVSVLPVLCQYCQYCVSIVCTVSVLCQYRLYCVNIVSIVSVLSVLCQYCQYCVSIVCIVSVLPVLCLYRLYRVSIVSIVSMCQYRQYRQYRASIVPAPSALCSASDV, from the exons ATGAGTGTGATTGTGAAGAGAAA TATTGTAGTCAGTATTGTGTCAGATAGTCGTAATTGTCAGCTCGCATATTGTCCATTGCATATTGTGTCAGTATTATGTCGTAATTGTCAGCATCGGCAGTATTGTGTCCGAATTGTCAGTATTGTGTCAGTATTATCAGGACTGCCACGCTTGTGTCGGTATTGTGTCAATATTGTCAGTATTGTGTCAGTATTGGCAGTCTTTTGTCAGTATTGTCAGTATTTTGTCAGTATTGCCAGTATTGTGTCAGTATCGTCTGTATTGTGTCAGTATTGCCAGTATTGTGTCAATATCGTCAGTATTGTGTCAGTATTGTCAGTATTGTGTCAGTATTGCCAGTATTGTGTCAGTATTGCCAGTATTGTGTCAGTATTGCCAGTATTGTGTCAGTATTGCCAGTATTGTGTCAGTATCGTCTGTACTGTGTCAGTATTGTGTCAGTATCGTCTGTATTGTGTCAATATCGTCAGTATTGTGTCAGTATTGTCAGTATTGTGTCAGTATTGCCAGTATTGTGTCAGTATCGTCTGTATTGTGTCAGTATTGCCAGTATTGTGTCTGTATCGTCTGTATCGTGTCAGTATCGTCAGTATCGTCAGTATGTGTCAGTATCGTCAGTATCGTCAGTATCGTGCCAGTATTGTGCCAGCGCCGTCGGCATTGTGTTCTGCCAGCGACGTATAA